One Ensifer adhaerens genomic window, CGAGCCTTTCTGAGCAAGATTTATGATCTCTACCGGGGCGGTCCCGTTTGTCGGTTTGCCCTCAGGGCGAAGTCCAATCTCTGCGTCCGCCCTTCCTGTCGCAAGCACCACGCCCATCCGCCATTCCGGCACGTCCGAAAGTGGTCGGAGCTTGGCCAGTTCTGAAGCCCAGTCCTTGATCGAGGGCAGCTTGGCGACCGGGCCGCGGTAGCCTTTCGCCTGGTCATAGGCGACGAGACCTTTGCGCAGCGCCTTCATCGCCGCCTCTTGCAGCCGCGGGTCGAGCGTTGTGCGCACCGAAAAGCCGGCTGTGTAAAGTGCCGCATCGCCATATTGGGCGTTGAGCTGGCGGCGGACTTCTTCGGTGAAATAGTCGGCCGCTGCGACTGCGGCGGAGGGCGCGCGCGGGTCGACGCCCAGCGGGGCGGCGGCCGCCTTGGCAGCCGCCGTGGCGTCTATGAAGCCGTTCTGCCGCATCTGGTCGATGACCCAGTTGCGGCGACCTGTCGCGCGTTCCGCCTGGCGATCGGGATCGTAGTTGTTGGGCGCCTTCGGCAGGGCGGCGAGGAAGGCGGCCTCCGAAATCGAGAGTTCGCTGACCGGCTTGTCGAAATAGGTGAGCGCTGCCTGCGCCACGCCATAGGCGCCGCGGCCGAGATAGATGTCGTTGAGATAGAGTTCGAGAATACGGTCCTTGGAGTAGGTCTGGTCGATCCGCAGCGAAAGGATCGCTTCGCGCAGCTTGCGCTCCACCGTGCGGTCTGCAGACAGGAGGAAGTTCTTGGCGATCTGCTGCGTGATCGTGGAGCCGCCGATCATGCGACGACCGGAGCCGTAGTTGGCGAGGTTGGACAGGAGGGCCGTGCCGATGCTGGTAACGTCGATCCCGGGGTGGACGTAGAAATTCTTGTCCTCCGCCGAAAGGAATGCCTGGCGGATGCGCGCGGGGATCGCGCCGATCGGCAGGAACAGCCGGCGTTCGCGCGCGAGTTCTCCGACCATCGTGCCGTCGCCGGCATAGAGGCGGGTGGTGACTGCCGGTTCCCAGTTCGCGAGCGTGCGGTGATCGGGCAGGTGTCGCGTCAGCGCCGCGACGACCGTGGCCGCTGCGAGTGCGACGACGGTCGCGAGGTTGAGGGATGTGCCAAGCAGATTTGCGATGAATTTCATGAGGGCGGAGCGGACCTTTGGGGCAATAGACAGCCTGGCCGGCACGATTGTCCGTGCGGCCCGCGGCCTGTCTGGAACGGCAGTTGGTTTCGCCGGCATCCGAGATGTCGGCTGCGGCGACGATGCGATCAGGCGCTACGGCCAGGCGAAACGGCGCATGGGATCGATCCCCGTAAGCGGCGCAATCAGCCGCATCTTCCTGAGCCGACGCTGCTAAGTTACAGCCGCGTCAGCCGATCAAGTTCACCGTAAAGGGATTGTGCCGGAGCAACAAACCACGTTTATTTGCGAGACCCATTAGATGAGTTAGGGCATTCATGGTCAGGCCATATCTTCCGCTCAATGCGCTGCGCGCCTTCGAGGCCTCGGCGCGGCATCTGAGCTTTACCCGCGCGGCGATCGAGCTCTGCGTGACGCAGGCGGCGGTCAGCCATCAGGTCAAGCTGCTTGAAGGCCGCCTGAACGTCACCCTGTTCAAGCGGTTGCCGCGCGGGCTGATGATCACGGCCGAGGGCGAGGCATTGCTGCCGGTGCTGCGGGATTCCTTCGATCGCATGGCGGATATGCTAGAACGCTTCGAGGCCGGCCATATTCGCGAAGTGCTGATGATCGGTGCCGTCGGCACCTTTGCGGTCGGTTGGCTGTTGCCGCGGCTTGCAGACTTCCAGGCCAAATATCCCTTCATCGATGTCCGGCTCTCGACCAATAACAACCGGGTCGACATGGCCGCGGAAGGTCTCGATTTCGCCATCCGCTTTGGCGGCGGCTCCTGGCACAACATCGAGGCTGTCAGGCTCTTCGAGGCGCCGCTTTCCGTGCTCTGCATTCCCGAGATCGCCGATCGGCTGAAGACGCCGGCCGATCTCCTGGACGAAACGCTGCTCAGGTCCTATCGGGCCGATGAATGGGTAAACTGGTTCGAAGCGGCCGGCATCGCCTATCCGGCGCCGCTGCTGAAGGGCATCGTCTTCGATAGTTCGCTGGCGATGATGGAGGCTGCGGCCCAGGGGATCGGCGTTGCACTCGCGCCGCCGCTGATGTTCTCGCGGCTCTTGTCGAACGGCACGATCCGACAGCCGTTCGACGCCCACACCTCTATGGGCAGCTATTGGTTGACGCGGCTGAAGTCGCGTCCTGTCACGCCGGCGATGAAAGCCTTCAGCGAATGGCTCGCCGCCGTGGCGGCGCCGGAGGCAGCGGCCTTGACATCGCCCGCGGCACAAGCGCTTGCCGGCTGAGACGGAAGATCCATTCTTCCGAAGAATAAACCGGGATTCTGTCTCGCGGGGCGGTCCGGTCTTGCGGACGCAGCGCGCTGCTCCCGAGGGCATGCCTGAGACTCAATAATTCTAATGCCTGCCCTGAATTCTTGTGATGCCCGTTGCCCAGAGCGCCTTGCCGGCATTGACGGGGAGAGGCGGCCCGCTTGCGTCTTGCTCAGGCATGCTTTGCAGTCGAACATTCATACAGTGTGCGTCCGGTTTGTGGGTCGACGCCGGCGAGGCTGACTTCGTAGCCCCAGAGGTGGCGCACATGGCGCAGCGTCGCGTCGCGGCTGCCTTCCTCCAGCAGGATTCCGTTCTTCACATTGTGCTGCAATCGAAGATGCCGGTCGCCGAGAAGATCGACGTCCATCACCTGAATATCAGGCTGATTGGCGGCGACGTCGTAGCTGTTGGCAAGCGCCGAGCGGACGGCCGAATAGCCGCGTTCGTTGTGGATCGAAGCGACCTCGACAAAACGCTCGGACGCGCGGTCAGCGAGATGGAACAGCCGGAATTTGCGCATCACGGCCGGGCTCAGATACTGCAGAATGAAGGATTCGTCGCGGTGGTTGGCCCAGGCGTCGCGTAGCGTCTCCATCCAGTCACCGTTTCCGGCAAAGGACGGAAACCAGTCGCGGTCCTCATCCGTCGGCTCGGTGGCGATCCGCTGGATGTCCTGCATCATTGCAAAGCCAAGCGCATAGGGGTTGATGCCGGGATAGCGCCGATCATCGAAATCCGGCTGGAAGACGACGTTGGAGTGGCTCTGCAGCAATTCCAGCATGTGGCCTTCGCCAATCCGGCCCTGGTCGTAGAGCCGGTTGATGATGGTGTAGTGGACGAAGGTCGCGCACCCCTCGTTCATGACCTTCGTC contains:
- a CDS encoding LysR family transcriptional regulator, producing the protein MVRPYLPLNALRAFEASARHLSFTRAAIELCVTQAAVSHQVKLLEGRLNVTLFKRLPRGLMITAEGEALLPVLRDSFDRMADMLERFEAGHIREVLMIGAVGTFAVGWLLPRLADFQAKYPFIDVRLSTNNNRVDMAAEGLDFAIRFGGGSWHNIEAVRLFEAPLSVLCIPEIADRLKTPADLLDETLLRSYRADEWVNWFEAAGIAYPAPLLKGIVFDSSLAMMEAAAQGIGVALAPPLMFSRLLSNGTIRQPFDAHTSMGSYWLTRLKSRPVTPAMKAFSEWLAAVAAPEAAALTSPAAQALAG